A region of Streptomyces sp. NBC_01267 DNA encodes the following proteins:
- a CDS encoding acyl-CoA dehydrogenase family protein, with product MAASTHTVTNQPPPLVGHDVFTSDRVLAEAVDRHTAPELIDGVREELTLLGRSAGSAQAQEWGFQANENPPRLRTHDRYGHRIDEVEFHPAWHRLLGKAVSAGLTDAWGRPAGHVRRAAGFLVWSQVEAGHGCPVSMTHAAVPALRADPALAAEWEPRLTSHLYEQELRPAPLKPGALFGMGMTEKQGGSDVRANTTSAVPLGADGEYLLTGHKWFCSAPMSDGFLVLAQAPDGLTCFLVPRVLADGTRNVFAIQRLKDKLGNRSNASSEVEFDGTWARRVGEEGRGVRTIIEMVAATRLDCTIGSAALMRQAVTQAVHHAAHRSAFGGELIDKPLMRNVLADMALESEAASTLAMRLAAAYDNDTDEERAFLRLAVPAAKYWVTKRATPVVAEALECLGGNGYVEESGMPRLLRESPLNSIWEGSGNVQALDVLRALQREPSALNAFLQEVGKARGGDHRLDRAMKDLLGELADLEGIEARARRVVERIALVLQGSLLVRWAPPEVADAFCASRLGGDWGSAFGTLPHTLDLATVVDRARVEA from the coding sequence ATGGCAGCGAGCACTCACACAGTGACCAACCAGCCTCCACCCCTGGTGGGACATGACGTCTTCACATCCGACCGGGTCCTGGCCGAAGCGGTGGACCGGCACACCGCACCCGAGCTCATCGACGGGGTGAGGGAGGAACTGACTCTGCTCGGCCGCAGCGCCGGATCGGCGCAGGCCCAGGAGTGGGGATTCCAGGCGAACGAGAATCCACCGCGCCTGCGTACGCACGACCGTTACGGGCACCGGATCGACGAGGTGGAGTTCCATCCGGCCTGGCACCGGCTCCTCGGCAAGGCCGTGTCGGCGGGACTGACGGACGCCTGGGGCAGACCGGCCGGTCATGTGCGGCGCGCGGCCGGGTTCCTGGTGTGGAGCCAGGTCGAGGCGGGGCACGGCTGCCCGGTGTCGATGACCCACGCGGCGGTGCCCGCGCTGCGGGCCGATCCGGCGCTCGCCGCCGAGTGGGAGCCGCGGCTCACCTCGCACCTGTACGAGCAGGAGCTGCGGCCCGCACCGCTCAAACCGGGCGCCCTGTTCGGGATGGGGATGACGGAGAAGCAGGGCGGCAGTGACGTCCGGGCCAACACGACGAGCGCGGTACCGCTCGGCGCGGACGGCGAATACCTGCTCACCGGGCACAAGTGGTTCTGCTCGGCGCCGATGTCCGACGGCTTCCTGGTCCTGGCACAGGCACCGGACGGGCTGACCTGTTTCCTGGTGCCCCGGGTGCTGGCGGACGGGACCCGCAATGTGTTCGCGATCCAGCGGCTCAAGGACAAACTGGGCAACCGGTCCAACGCGTCGAGCGAGGTCGAGTTCGACGGGACCTGGGCGCGCAGGGTCGGCGAGGAGGGCCGCGGGGTGCGCACCATCATCGAGATGGTGGCCGCTACCCGGCTGGACTGCACGATCGGTTCCGCCGCGCTGATGCGGCAGGCCGTGACCCAGGCCGTGCACCATGCCGCGCACCGCAGCGCGTTCGGCGGGGAGCTGATCGACAAGCCGCTGATGCGCAACGTACTGGCCGACATGGCGCTGGAGTCCGAGGCCGCGAGCACACTGGCGATGCGGCTGGCCGCGGCGTACGACAACGACACCGACGAGGAGCGGGCCTTCCTGCGGCTCGCGGTGCCGGCGGCCAAGTACTGGGTGACCAAGCGCGCCACGCCCGTGGTCGCCGAGGCACTCGAATGCCTGGGCGGCAACGGCTACGTCGAGGAGTCGGGGATGCCCCGGCTGCTGCGCGAGTCCCCGCTCAACTCCATCTGGGAGGGCTCGGGCAACGTACAGGCGCTGGACGTTCTGCGGGCCCTGCAACGCGAGCCTTCGGCGCTCAACGCCTTTCTGCAGGAGGTCGGCAAGGCGCGCGGCGGGGATCACCGGCTGGACCGGGCGATGAAGGACCTGCTGGGCGAACTGGCCGATCTGGAGGGGATCGAGGCGCGGGCCCGGCGGGTGGTCGAGCGCATCGCGCTGGTGCTCCAGGGCTCGCTGCTGGTGCGCTGGGCGCCGCCCGAGGTGGCTGACGCGTTCTGCGCGTCGCGGCTGGGCGGTGACTGGGGCAGCGCCTTCGGTACCCTGCCGCACACGCTGGACCTGGCGACGGTCGTCGACCGCGCGAGGGTCGAGGCGTAG
- a CDS encoding ATP-binding protein, whose protein sequence is MNTGTLRKRGGGGMALGYSRRTGELPVEVTGFVGRTAELAQVRELLVRARLVTLVGPGGVGKSRLAMRAAFTLKGEYADGVVLAELSSLHDPELLPQALASALGLAEQSGRILLDVLMEHLQDRRLLLVLDTCEHHLDACAFLADLLLREAPGVTVFATSRQPLDVPGEHTLPVQPLGYDDATTLFEQRAAAVVPGFRVTAANRHHVLALCRRLDGIPLAIELATVRLRAIPLDQLTARLEHRFRVLTGGRRSAALPRHQTLRTAIDWSHDLCSAEERLLWARLSVFAGPFDLTAVEEVCSGEGLPRDEILEHLIGLVDKSVVLRDSADGSRYRLLDTIREYGADHCGTLGGDEQERCRQRHRDHYLARVQHFYQTVLTSEQVPLYWQLYRDLADLRSALDYSLARPDGVRPGLEMAARLWPFWVTAGLSKEGRYWLGRGIDADPSPCRERALAMLWRSLLALVQGDLEPALEGFEEARQVAVEAGSDLELALATGYVGGVRWLLGDPESGQQLMDDALARQHRLNDRLGLVVFHYQKGYMHAVLRDSVSAVEECERALVLLGDESGECIIKGQILVVEAMAAWARGEPVECVSLARSGLRSSREVSEMFGAANSLELLAWGAAELGSSSRAAWLLGAAGALWRKVGSPMVGAAVYLDDHTRVECAVRSALGDGEFAALFAQGAELPLDRAVELALADADTPTPALTGPADSTPGDVLTRRERQVAALVSQGLTNREISERLVISKRTADAHVEHILAKLGFSSRAQIAALAGRADGARGTT, encoded by the coding sequence GTGAACACAGGAACGCTCAGGAAGCGCGGCGGGGGCGGCATGGCACTCGGTTACAGTCGGCGCACCGGCGAACTTCCCGTGGAGGTGACCGGCTTCGTCGGTCGTACGGCGGAGCTCGCCCAGGTCCGCGAACTGCTCGTCCGGGCACGGCTGGTCACCCTCGTCGGACCCGGCGGGGTGGGCAAGAGCAGGCTGGCGATGCGTGCGGCGTTCACTCTCAAGGGGGAGTATGCCGACGGGGTCGTCCTGGCCGAACTGTCCTCGCTGCACGACCCCGAACTGCTGCCGCAGGCCCTGGCCAGCGCCCTGGGGCTGGCTGAACAGAGCGGCCGGATCCTGCTGGACGTCCTCATGGAGCACCTCCAGGACCGCAGGCTGCTGCTCGTCCTCGACACCTGTGAACACCACCTGGACGCCTGCGCGTTCCTCGCCGACCTGCTGCTGCGCGAGGCGCCCGGAGTGACCGTGTTCGCCACCAGCCGGCAACCCCTGGACGTCCCCGGTGAGCACACCCTGCCCGTACAGCCGCTGGGGTACGACGACGCGACGACGCTCTTCGAACAGCGCGCGGCGGCCGTCGTCCCCGGCTTCCGGGTCACCGCTGCCAACCGCCACCACGTCCTGGCGCTGTGCCGCAGGCTGGACGGCATACCGCTGGCCATCGAGCTGGCCACGGTACGGCTCAGGGCCATCCCTCTCGACCAGTTGACCGCCCGCCTCGAACACCGCTTCCGGGTGCTCACCGGCGGACGCCGCAGTGCCGCTCTGCCCCGGCACCAGACCCTGCGCACCGCGATCGACTGGAGCCACGACCTGTGCTCGGCCGAGGAACGGCTGCTCTGGGCGCGGCTCTCGGTGTTCGCCGGGCCGTTCGATCTCACCGCTGTCGAGGAGGTCTGCTCGGGCGAGGGCCTGCCGCGCGACGAGATCCTGGAGCACCTCATCGGCCTGGTCGACAAGTCGGTGGTGCTGCGGGACAGCGCGGACGGCTCCCGGTACCGGCTGCTCGACACCATCAGGGAGTACGGAGCGGACCACTGCGGCACGCTGGGCGGCGACGAGCAGGAACGCTGCCGCCAACGGCACCGTGACCACTACCTGGCCCGCGTCCAGCACTTCTACCAGACGGTCCTCACGTCCGAACAGGTGCCGTTGTACTGGCAGTTGTACCGGGATCTGGCCGATCTGCGGAGCGCGCTCGACTACTCGCTGGCCCGCCCCGACGGCGTCCGGCCCGGTCTGGAGATGGCCGCCAGGCTGTGGCCGTTCTGGGTGACGGCCGGGCTCTCCAAGGAAGGCCGGTACTGGCTGGGCCGAGGCATCGACGCAGATCCGTCCCCCTGCCGGGAGCGGGCCCTGGCGATGCTGTGGCGCAGTCTCCTCGCGCTGGTGCAGGGCGATCTCGAACCGGCCCTGGAGGGCTTCGAGGAGGCCCGGCAGGTGGCCGTGGAAGCCGGTTCCGACCTCGAACTCGCCCTGGCCACCGGCTATGTGGGCGGGGTCCGCTGGCTGCTCGGCGACCCCGAGAGCGGACAGCAGCTGATGGACGACGCGCTGGCCCGCCAGCACCGGCTGAACGACCGCCTCGGACTGGTCGTCTTCCACTACCAGAAGGGCTACATGCACGCCGTGCTCCGTGACTCGGTCTCCGCGGTCGAGGAGTGCGAGAGGGCACTGGTGCTGCTCGGTGACGAGAGCGGCGAATGCATCATCAAGGGACAGATCCTGGTCGTCGAGGCGATGGCGGCCTGGGCGCGCGGCGAGCCGGTGGAGTGCGTCTCGCTGGCCAGGTCGGGCCTGCGGAGCAGCCGCGAGGTCAGCGAGATGTTCGGTGCGGCGAACAGCCTGGAACTGCTGGCCTGGGGCGCCGCGGAACTCGGGAGTTCCAGCAGGGCGGCCTGGCTGCTGGGTGCGGCCGGAGCGCTGTGGCGCAAGGTCGGGTCCCCGATGGTGGGGGCCGCGGTGTACCTCGACGACCACACCCGGGTGGAGTGCGCCGTCCGCTCCGCGCTGGGCGACGGGGAGTTCGCCGCGCTCTTCGCGCAGGGCGCGGAACTCCCGCTGGACCGGGCCGTGGAGCTGGCGCTCGCCGACGCCGACACCCCGACCCCGGCCCTGACGGGCCCGGCCGACTCGACGCCCGGTGACGTCCTGACCCGCCGGGAGCGGCAGGTGGCGGCACTGGTCTCGCAGGGGCTGACCAACCGCGAGATCTCGGAGCGCCTGGTGATCTCCAAACGCACCGCCGACGCCCACGTCGAGCACATCCTCGCGAAGCTCGGGTTCTCCTCCCGGGCACAGATCGCCGCACTGGCGGGCCGCGCCGACGGCGCCCGGGGCACGACGTGA
- a CDS encoding AraC family transcriptional regulator, with the protein MWTRTARAGDTYPVLPDGCIDLLWTEGRLLVAGPDTRAYAPDPALAGRYAGVRFAPGTGPAYLGVPAHELRDRRVELSDLWPGADTRRLTERIDAAPDPAAALERLALHRAARTGPPDPVLRAVAGHLGAGRSVAATAQAVGLGARRLHRRSLTAFGYGPKTLARVLRLQRALALVAGGAPYAEAALTAGCTDQAHLAREMRDLAGMPLSAYVASANSDTSQPSGSHSVA; encoded by the coding sequence ATGTGGACGCGCACCGCGCGGGCCGGTGACACGTATCCGGTCCTGCCCGACGGGTGCATCGACCTGCTCTGGACCGAGGGCAGGCTGCTGGTCGCCGGGCCGGACACCCGGGCGTACGCCCCGGATCCGGCGCTCGCCGGGCGGTACGCCGGCGTGCGTTTCGCACCCGGAACCGGGCCCGCGTACCTCGGCGTACCCGCACACGAACTGCGCGACCGGCGGGTCGAGCTGAGCGACCTGTGGCCCGGTGCGGACACCCGCAGGCTCACCGAGCGCATCGACGCGGCCCCCGACCCGGCCGCCGCCCTGGAACGTCTCGCCCTGCACCGGGCGGCCCGGACCGGGCCGCCCGACCCGGTACTGCGGGCCGTCGCCGGGCACCTCGGCGCGGGCCGTTCCGTCGCGGCCACCGCACAGGCGGTCGGCCTCGGCGCACGCCGGCTGCACCGGCGGTCCCTGACGGCCTTCGGCTACGGACCGAAGACCCTCGCCCGGGTGCTGAGGCTCCAGCGGGCGCTCGCCCTCGTCGCGGGCGGAGCGCCGTACGCCGAAGCCGCCCTGACCGCGGGCTGCACCGACCAGGCGCACCTCGCCCGTGAGATGCGCGACCTGGCGGGGATGCCGCTGAGCGCCTACGTGGCGTCGGCGAACAGCGACACCTCGCAGCCGTCCGGGTCCCACAGCGTCGCGTAA
- a CDS encoding YihY/virulence factor BrkB family protein: protein MQAAKETGERQPGLLHRARALYRNVSKRKMAWLLLKDTVNSCMEYRILGLAAEAAFFTLLSLPPLLLSLIALLGYVDGWTDTHTVFSLEQNLLHASRTILSDRGVHDFATPLLEDVTHGKRPDIVSIGFAFALWSGSRAVNVFIDTITVMYGLDGRRGIVMTRLLSILLYVVALVIGAVVLPLAVAGPDRVVEFVPGGEQLVAFLYWPVVILLSIAFLTTLYHVSVPVRSPWVEDIPGALVALAMWFVGSFLLRIYLTSTVEGPTIYGSLAAPVAVLLWIGVSAFAVLAGAAVNAAIDRVWPSVATAAARAANERLRAEQNARAGVGHHPDAPDHTADEDDDEDGGSEMPSEFPERWSRFLPPEDVTSRLRSKKGGE, encoded by the coding sequence GTGCAGGCAGCAAAAGAAACAGGCGAGCGGCAACCAGGCCTGCTCCACAGGGCCAGAGCCCTCTACCGCAATGTCTCCAAGCGCAAGATGGCGTGGTTGCTACTGAAGGACACCGTCAACTCGTGCATGGAGTACCGGATTCTGGGACTCGCCGCGGAGGCGGCGTTCTTCACGCTGCTCTCGCTGCCGCCGTTGCTGCTCAGTCTGATCGCCCTGCTCGGCTACGTCGACGGCTGGACCGACACCCACACCGTCTTCAGTCTTGAGCAGAACCTCCTGCACGCCTCCCGGACGATCCTCTCCGACCGGGGCGTCCACGACTTCGCGACACCGCTCCTGGAGGACGTCACCCACGGCAAACGCCCCGACATCGTCTCGATCGGTTTCGCGTTCGCGCTGTGGTCGGGGTCGCGGGCGGTCAACGTCTTCATCGACACCATCACCGTGATGTACGGACTCGACGGCCGGCGCGGCATCGTGATGACCCGGCTCCTCTCGATCCTGCTGTACGTCGTCGCCCTGGTGATCGGCGCGGTGGTGCTGCCGCTGGCGGTGGCGGGCCCCGACCGGGTCGTCGAGTTCGTTCCCGGCGGCGAACAGCTCGTGGCGTTCCTGTACTGGCCCGTGGTGATCCTGCTGTCGATCGCCTTCCTCACCACGCTCTACCACGTCTCCGTACCGGTGCGTTCGCCCTGGGTCGAGGACATCCCCGGCGCGCTGGTGGCCCTCGCCATGTGGTTCGTGGGGAGCTTCCTGCTGCGGATCTACCTCACGAGCACCGTCGAGGGCCCGACGATCTACGGCTCGCTCGCCGCCCCCGTCGCGGTCCTGCTGTGGATCGGGGTGTCGGCCTTCGCCGTCCTGGCCGGGGCGGCGGTCAACGCTGCCATCGACCGGGTCTGGCCCTCGGTGGCGACCGCGGCGGCCCGCGCCGCGAACGAGCGGCTGCGCGCCGAACAGAACGCTCGCGCGGGCGTCGGGCACCACCCGGACGCCCCGGACCACACCGCCGACGAGGACGACGACGAGGACGGCGGGTCGGAGATGCCGTCCGAATTCCCCGAGCGCTGGTCGCGGTTCCTGCCGCCCGAGGACGTCACCTCACGCCTGCGCTCGAAGAAGGGCGGGGAGTGA
- a CDS encoding VOC family protein has translation MTPRFDAIGLVVADMAASLSFYRLLGVDIPADADTRPHAEAVLPGGTRILWDTEETVRSFDPGWQPPQSGGRAGLCFGCDSPAEVDTTYAALVEAGHRGHLEPWDAFWGQRYATLWDPDGCEVSLFADAT, from the coding sequence ATGACTCCACGATTCGACGCGATCGGCCTCGTCGTCGCCGACATGGCCGCATCCCTCTCCTTCTACCGGCTCCTCGGCGTGGACATCCCCGCCGACGCCGACACCCGGCCGCACGCCGAGGCGGTGCTGCCCGGCGGGACACGGATCCTCTGGGACACCGAGGAGACCGTCCGGTCCTTCGATCCGGGGTGGCAGCCGCCGCAGTCGGGGGGCCGGGCCGGACTCTGCTTCGGCTGCGACTCGCCCGCCGAGGTCGACACCACGTACGCGGCGCTGGTGGAGGCGGGCCACCGCGGACACCTCGAGCCCTGGGACGCGTTCTGGGGGCAGCGTTACGCGACGCTGTGGGACCCGGACGGCTGCGAGGTGTCGCTGTTCGCCGACGCCACGTAG
- a CDS encoding amino acid adenylation domain-containing protein encodes MNRKSGSRNGRLPLTAAQTGMWFSQQLDAENTNYRAAEFVEIRGPLDRALLEESLRRGVDETEALRVRFEADDEGNAWQLTGDSPRWELPLVDLRGADDPWAAARAWMWADMRLPLDLGRPPLFTFALLRTSDECFLLYISVHHIALDGYGFSLFIQRVAETYTALETGTRLPAPAWGTLAELLADEAAYHGSERFAEDREYWAAQLAGHPVGPDAADRLKSVPHRFVRKTGHVGPVAATGLRALARQARTGLPSVAMAALSLYVHRLSGRDAVTLDLTVTGRAGAVARGVPIMLANVLPLTVRLDSGTTVTDLVRHTARQARGLLRHQRYPAPYLVKDLGGVPATGYLGDWGINIMGFDPRLTFGQLPAVLHNLSNGPVTGLGVNVYDRPSDGSLRIDFNADPAKYSAEVTAAHHRRFLELLDTLATVGPDRPVAELELLTAAERHTVVTAWNDTARPVPATTLPELFEEQARRAPESIALVCGKTVLSYGELNARANRLARLLIARGAGPGTFVALALERTADYPVALLAVLKSGAACVPVDPEHPADRIRYLLDDTDPLCVISTVGGAPGLPSAVPVLRLDALDTVRDLEGRPDTDPADRDRTAPLLPHHAAYVSYTSGTTGLPKGVVVEHRALTNLCFDHHRELIAPAARSAGRPLRSALTATFTFDTAWEGPLFLAAGQQLHVIDDSVRLDPGALVDYIAEHGIDFLDVTPSYLHQLIAAGLFTGDRHRPRLLMVGGEPLDAALWRTLRDCPGTTSYNYYGPTECTVDAVYCRLDEEGGTPVIGRPGHNVRAHVLDASLRPVPPGVPGELHLAGAQVARGYLNAPELTAERFVADPFGAPGDRMYRTGDQVRWTDRGALEYLGRCDDQVELRGLRIEPGEIETVLARHPGVARAAVAVRETPSGERVLTAYVVPAARPAPGALPSQRAAAGEGVDAASLRAWATARLPGYMVPSAYLTLGTLPLTAHGKLDRAALPAPEAAADRVGRPARSAREKALCALFTEVLGVVDISIDDDFFALGGYSLPAARLIGRIRSSLGTALSIGAVFEAPTVAGLARLLDEGSAQDPFAMLLPLRTDGSRPPLFCVHPAGGLSWCYAGMPRHLADDLPVYGLQARGLSGPGRLPATFEEMVAEYVTHIRSVQPSGPYHLLGWSLGGALSHAIAVRLQERGERVALLAMLDSRPIDPRSRLRSLPDDRAALALLLEAAGHTPPGPGLSALTATEVAAILSSDGGNGPLSASLAEYRGLGKHQGLAEHHVAAMTSVLTNSVRLQPTFVEGVFDGDLLYFHATQGKSAQALDGEAWRPWVTGRIESHDIACTHHAMTQAAPLARIGQSVSRHLDGAGAHSV; translated from the coding sequence ATGAACAGGAAGTCCGGCAGCCGGAACGGTCGCTTGCCGCTGACCGCCGCGCAGACGGGGATGTGGTTCTCCCAGCAGTTGGACGCGGAGAACACCAACTACCGCGCCGCCGAGTTCGTCGAGATCAGGGGCCCGCTCGACCGGGCTCTGCTGGAGGAGTCACTGCGCCGGGGAGTCGACGAGACGGAGGCGCTCCGGGTCCGCTTCGAGGCCGATGACGAGGGCAACGCCTGGCAGCTGACCGGGGATTCCCCCCGGTGGGAGCTGCCGCTGGTGGATCTGCGCGGCGCCGACGACCCGTGGGCCGCGGCCCGCGCCTGGATGTGGGCGGACATGCGCCTGCCCCTGGATCTCGGGCGGCCACCGCTGTTCACCTTCGCACTGCTCCGGACCTCGGACGAATGCTTCCTGCTGTACATCAGCGTGCACCACATCGCGCTGGACGGGTACGGCTTCTCCCTCTTCATCCAGCGGGTCGCCGAGACCTACACGGCGCTGGAGACGGGCACCCGTCTTCCGGCCCCCGCGTGGGGAACGCTGGCCGAACTGCTGGCCGACGAGGCCGCGTACCACGGGTCGGAGCGGTTCGCCGAGGACCGGGAGTACTGGGCGGCGCAGTTGGCCGGCCATCCCGTCGGCCCGGACGCCGCCGACCGGCTGAAGTCCGTCCCGCACCGTTTCGTCCGGAAGACCGGCCATGTCGGCCCGGTCGCGGCCACCGGTCTGCGCGCCCTGGCCCGGCAGGCCAGAACGGGTCTGCCGTCGGTGGCGATGGCCGCGCTGTCGCTGTACGTGCACCGGCTCAGCGGCCGGGACGCGGTGACGCTGGACCTCACGGTGACCGGCCGTGCCGGTGCGGTGGCGCGCGGGGTGCCGATCATGCTGGCCAATGTGCTGCCCCTGACGGTGCGACTGGATTCCGGCACGACCGTGACCGATCTCGTACGGCACACCGCGCGGCAGGCGCGGGGGCTGTTGCGGCACCAGCGCTATCCGGCGCCGTACCTCGTCAAGGACCTGGGCGGTGTCCCCGCCACCGGGTATCTGGGCGACTGGGGCATCAACATCATGGGATTCGACCCCCGGTTGACCTTCGGGCAGCTCCCGGCCGTCCTGCACAACCTCTCCAACGGCCCCGTCACCGGTCTCGGAGTGAACGTCTACGACCGGCCGTCGGACGGGTCGCTGCGGATCGACTTCAACGCCGACCCCGCGAAGTACAGCGCCGAGGTCACCGCCGCGCACCACCGCCGCTTCCTGGAGCTCCTCGACACGCTCGCCACGGTCGGGCCGGACCGGCCGGTCGCCGAACTGGAACTGCTGACGGCCGCGGAGCGGCACACCGTGGTGACGGCCTGGAACGACACGGCGCGGCCCGTGCCGGCGACGACGCTGCCCGAGCTGTTCGAGGAACAGGCCCGCAGGGCGCCGGAGTCCATCGCCCTGGTGTGCGGGAAGACCGTGCTCTCGTACGGTGAACTCAACGCCCGCGCCAACCGGCTGGCCCGGCTGCTCATCGCGCGCGGTGCCGGTCCGGGGACGTTCGTGGCGCTCGCGCTGGAGCGCACCGCCGACTACCCGGTGGCGCTGCTCGCCGTACTGAAGTCGGGTGCGGCCTGTGTGCCGGTGGACCCCGAGCATCCGGCGGACCGGATCCGGTATCTGCTCGACGACACGGATCCGCTCTGTGTCATCAGCACCGTCGGGGGCGCGCCCGGACTGCCGTCCGCCGTACCGGTCCTGCGGCTCGACGCCCTGGACACCGTCCGGGACCTGGAGGGGCGGCCCGACACCGATCCGGCCGACCGTGACCGTACGGCGCCGCTGCTGCCGCACCACGCGGCGTACGTCAGTTACACCTCGGGGACCACCGGCCTGCCGAAGGGTGTCGTCGTCGAGCACCGCGCTCTCACCAACCTCTGCTTCGACCACCACCGTGAACTGATCGCGCCCGCCGCCCGGTCGGCGGGCCGTCCGCTGCGGTCCGCGCTGACCGCGACCTTCACCTTCGACACCGCGTGGGAGGGTCCGCTCTTCCTGGCCGCGGGCCAGCAACTGCACGTGATCGACGACTCCGTACGGCTCGATCCCGGGGCCCTGGTCGACTACATCGCCGAGCACGGGATCGACTTCCTCGACGTCACGCCCTCGTACCTGCACCAGCTGATCGCGGCCGGGCTGTTCACCGGTGACCGGCACCGCCCCAGGCTGCTGATGGTCGGCGGTGAGCCGCTGGACGCCGCGCTCTGGCGGACGCTGCGCGACTGCCCCGGCACCACCTCGTACAACTACTACGGGCCGACCGAGTGCACCGTCGACGCGGTGTACTGCCGGCTCGACGAGGAGGGCGGCACGCCGGTCATCGGGCGCCCCGGCCACAATGTGCGCGCCCATGTGCTGGACGCGTCGCTGCGCCCGGTGCCGCCGGGGGTGCCCGGCGAACTCCACCTGGCCGGTGCCCAGGTGGCACGTGGCTATCTCAACGCGCCGGAACTCACGGCCGAGCGTTTCGTCGCAGACCCGTTCGGTGCGCCGGGCGACCGGATGTACCGCACCGGTGACCAGGTGCGGTGGACCGACCGGGGTGCGCTGGAGTACCTCGGGCGGTGCGACGACCAGGTCGAGCTCCGGGGCCTGCGGATCGAGCCGGGTGAGATCGAGACGGTGCTCGCCCGGCACCCGGGGGTGGCCCGTGCGGCGGTCGCGGTACGGGAAACCCCGTCGGGTGAACGGGTCCTGACCGCGTACGTGGTGCCCGCGGCGCGCCCCGCGCCCGGAGCCCTGCCGTCCCAGCGGGCCGCCGCCGGCGAGGGGGTGGACGCCGCCTCGCTGCGCGCCTGGGCGACCGCGCGGCTGCCCGGCTACATGGTCCCCTCGGCCTATCTCACGCTCGGCACGCTCCCGTTGACGGCCCACGGCAAGCTGGACCGGGCCGCGCTCCCCGCGCCGGAAGCGGCGGCGGACCGGGTAGGCAGGCCCGCCCGCAGCGCGCGGGAGAAGGCGCTCTGCGCGCTCTTCACCGAGGTGCTCGGTGTCGTGGACATCAGCATCGACGACGACTTCTTCGCGCTGGGCGGCTATTCGTTGCCGGCTGCCCGGCTCATCGGCCGCATCCGGTCGTCGCTGGGCACCGCGCTGTCCATCGGCGCGGTCTTCGAGGCGCCGACCGTGGCCGGGCTGGCCCGGCTGCTCGACGAGGGCAGCGCGCAGGACCCGTTCGCGATGCTGCTGCCGCTGCGCACCGACGGTTCCCGGCCGCCGCTGTTCTGCGTCCATCCGGCCGGGGGGCTGAGCTGGTGCTACGCGGGGATGCCCCGTCATCTGGCGGACGACCTCCCGGTGTACGGGCTCCAGGCGCGCGGCCTCTCGGGGCCGGGCAGGCTGCCCGCGACCTTCGAGGAGATGGTCGCCGAGTACGTGACGCACATCCGCTCCGTGCAGCCGTCGGGGCCCTACCACCTGCTGGGCTGGTCCCTGGGCGGTGCCCTGTCGCACGCCATCGCGGTACGGCTCCAGGAGCGGGGCGAGCGGGTGGCCCTGCTGGCCATGCTGGACTCCCGTCCCATCGACCCGCGGAGCCGGCTCCGTTCGCTGCCCGACGACCGTGCGGCCCTGGCGCTCCTGCTCGAAGCCGCCGGGCACACCCCGCCGGGACCGGGTCTCTCGGCGCTGACCGCCACCGAGGTCGCGGCGATCCTCAGCAGCGACGGCGGCAACGGCCCGCTGTCCGCCTCCCTGGCGGAGTACCGGGGGCTCGGGAAACACCAGGGCCTCGCGGAGCACCATGTGGCCGCGATGACCTCCGTCCTCACCAACTCGGTCCGGCTCCAGCCGACGTTCGTCGAGGGCGTCTTCGACGGGGATCTGCTGTACTTCCACGCGACCCAGGGGAAGTCGGCGCAGGCCCTGGACGGTGAGGCCTGGCGGCCCTGGGTGACGGGACGCATCGAGTCCCACGACATCGCGTGCACCCACCACGCCATGACACAGGCGGCACCACTGGCCCGGATCGGGCAGTCGGTCTCCCGGCATCTCGACGGAGCCGGCGCGCACTCGGTCTGA